The following are encoded in a window of Ranitomeya variabilis isolate aRanVar5 chromosome 8, aRanVar5.hap1, whole genome shotgun sequence genomic DNA:
- the LOC143788913 gene encoding uncharacterized protein LOC143788913, with protein sequence MDLRPTQSNLTDRETGSDSELVIDPVGEEEVAGPSSAPSGSIPPGFSSYGQTAPAEAEQHPEDPQLASAAAAPPPPSQDDPGNSSSPTVALERSPQAAVLAQRSRRRREILQSRRNVDAGVMNYLARVRDDDGEEGFSRSIARYLRPIERELRLRVRGCFQILIDACTPPNNPYQLMELIERWQMSPQNILRPARLQGVHAQQGSEAPPPRQPTPPPQPTNNPPWQPQYHMAGYPQPSQYAHLSTPSAGGWSQPGFGQYGHFGFGYDSRPYGQQHQGLPQNPYQNIPSGQQQTMHHVPTATTSSSQSTRQLGLQRPPDEDPEQSTSPPPTYQDL encoded by the exons atggacctcaggcc aacacagtccaacctcactgacagggagacagggtctgactcagaattggtcatagacccagttggtgaagaagaggtggctggtccatcttcgGCTCCCTCCGGCTCCATCCCTCCAGGATTCTCCTCATATGGCCAGACAGCTCCAGCAGAGGCAGAACAACATCCCGAGGACCCACAGTtggcatctgcagcagcagcaccgccaccacctagccaggatgaccctggcaacagcagcagccctactgttgccCTGGAGCGCTCACCACAGGCAGCAGTCTTGGCCCAGCGTTCTCGCCGCAGGAGAGAGATCCTACAAAGCAGGAGAAACGTTGATGCTGGGGTGATGAACTATCTTGCGAGGGTTCGGGAcgatgatggtgaggagggcttTTCAAGGAGCATTGCACGGTATTTAAGGCCCATTGAACGTGAGTTgcggcttcgtgtgagagggtgctttcagatccttattgatgcatgcacccccccaaataatcCATACCAACTTATGGAGCTTATTGAACGGTGGCAGATGTCACCTCAAAATATTCTAAGGCCGGCGAGATTACAAGGCGTGCAtgctcaacaaggatctgaagcaccccctccacgtcagccgACACCTCCACCCCAACCCACTAACaacccaccatggcaacctcagtaccatatggCCGGGTATCCTCAACCATCCCAATATgcccacttgtccacacccagtgctggaggctggtcccaacctgggtttggacaatatGGCCATTTTGGTTTTGGTTATGATTCCAGGCCATATGGGCAGCAACATCAGGGGTTACCTCAAAATCCTTACCAAAATATTCCATCAGGCCAGCAGCAAACCATGCATCATGTTCCTACAGCCACTACCTCATCCTCACAGAGTACTAGACAATTGGGCCTTCAAAGGCCACCTGATGAGGACCCTGAGCAATCCACATCTCCGCCACCTACCTACCAAGacttgtga